A single Brassica rapa cultivar Chiifu-401-42 chromosome A04, CAAS_Brap_v3.01, whole genome shotgun sequence DNA region contains:
- the LOC108871602 gene encoding uncharacterized protein LOC108871602, translating to MSHARFRLRLDGAVTHASFYFSLCLDRGRQTCRLLYYTPARVFTFFITSTVELVNYTMCLFLY from the coding sequence CCCGTTTCCGTTTAAGACTTGACGGTGCCGTTACCCACGCATCGTTTTATTTTTCCTTATGTCTGGATCGTGGCAGGCAAACGTGTCGGCTTCTGTATTATACCCCGGCCagagtttttacttttttcattACTAGCACTGTGGAATTGGTTAATTACACAATGTGCCTTTTTCTTTACTAG
- the LOC108871603 gene encoding uncharacterized protein LOC108871603 — MKKPCRSVGRESGPHLDTSERNCHVVRSYSRLTHVKC, encoded by the coding sequence atgaagAAGCCATGCCGAAGTGTCGGAAGAGAAAGTGGTCCCCATCTGGACACGTCAGAGAGAAATTGCCACGTTGTAAGGTCGTATTCGAGACTGACACATGTCAAATGCTGA